A region of Defluviitalea raffinosedens DNA encodes the following proteins:
- a CDS encoding EamA family transporter — protein MFYQISAKSAPDEMNPFASLTVTYVIGAVASLIFYYVLNKEANIIHEYSKVNWAPSVLGFAIVGLEVGYIYAYKAGWPVSVAQIVQASVLAVILIFVGYLLYHESITWNKIAGIIVCLTGLALININ, from the coding sequence GTGTTTTATCAAATCAGCGCAAAATCAGCACCAGATGAAATGAATCCTTTTGCTTCCTTAACAGTTACTTATGTCATTGGTGCGGTAGCGTCTTTGATTTTTTATTATGTGTTGAATAAGGAGGCAAACATCATTCATGAATACAGTAAAGTAAACTGGGCGCCATCTGTACTTGGTTTTGCTATTGTTGGTCTGGAAGTCGGATATATTTATGCTTATAAAGCTGGATGGCCGGTAAGTGTAGCCCAGATTGTTCAGGCATCGGTGCTGGCAGTAATTTTGATTTTCGTTGGCTACCTGCTTTATCATGAGTCAATAACATGGAATAAAATCGCCGGAATTATTGTTTGCTTAACGGGTCTTGCACTGATCAATATTAATTAA